The following proteins come from a genomic window of Lycium ferocissimum isolate CSIRO_LF1 chromosome 4, AGI_CSIRO_Lferr_CH_V1, whole genome shotgun sequence:
- the LOC132053730 gene encoding uncharacterized protein LOC132053730, with protein sequence MDGWGGGDFNVILDATEKFGGFPVNYLEVEDFAHCLRICQSEDLGFSGSTYTWWNGRADEECFLTSRSRKTVIWTLSGKIRRGIMKVATLEEVIKVHEAEFEHPTKANRVRLQKVQADLIRVYAVEEKFWKQMAGLQWFKNGDRNTKFFHAYVNGKRKRLQIKKIQDQNGVWLEQEEEITQEAIRFYSDQFSEEQIPINFELLDHIHHLITT encoded by the exons ATGgatggttggggggggggggattttaATGTCATCCTAGATGCTACAGAGAAATTTGGTGGGTTTCCTGTTAATTATCTAGAAGTAGAAGACTTTGCACATTGCTTAAGGATTTGCCAGTCAGAGGATCTTGGATTTTCAGGAAGCACTTATACCTGGTGGAATGGAAGAGCTGATGAAgaat GTTTCTTAACTTCTAGATCAAGGAAGACAGTTATTTGGACACTGTCAGGGAAAATTAGGAGGGGCATTATGAAG GTTGCCACATTGGAAGAAGTGATTAAAGTCCATGAGGCAGAATTTGAACATCCTACAAAGGCGAATAGAGTGAGGTTGCAGAAAGTACAAGCAGATCTTATCAGGGTTTATGCAGTGGAGGAAAAGTTCTGGAAACAAATGGCAGGGTTACAATGGTTTAAAAACGGAGATAGAAATACAAAATTCTTTCATGCCTATGTGAATGGGAAAAGGAAGAGgttacaaatcaagaaaattcaagatcaaaatGGAGTGTGGCTGGAGCAGGAAGAAGAGATAACTCAAGAAGCTATTAGATTCTATTCTGATCAATTTTCTGAGGAGCAGATACCTATAAATTTTGAGTTATTGGATCACATACACCACCTCATAACAACTTAG